The window GGATATTATTTAGATGAAAGTAGTTTCTTATTTAACTTAAAATTGAAAGACGATGAAATATCTGCATTACATACAGTTAGAGGATTTTTAGAGAAAAATAATAACTTTTTACTGCTTGAAGAATATGATAATGCTTTAGATAAAATTAATGCAGCTACAGATTTTAAAGGACAAGATAATAAAACTCAATACTATTTAACGGATTCAAGTCCTAATATAAAATTAGATTTAGAAAAAAAGAAGTACATTGATATAAATAGCGCTATAATTTCTAGGAACAAAATAAGTATAAAATATTTTTCATTGACCTCGAAGTTAACAGAAAGAATAATAAGACCATATTCTTTATTTATCTATAAAGGGTTTTGGTATTGTATAGGATATTGTGAATTAAGAAAGAAGGTAAGGGATTTTAAATTATCAAGAATTAAAGAATATAAAGTTATAGATGAGAAGTTTGAAATACCAAAGGATTTCAATATAAAAGACTTTATTGGCTCAAATAGTATATTTAATGACAAAACTTATAAAGTTAAACTAAAAATTAAGTATCCAACATCTATTATTGTGAGTGAAAGCATTTGGGGTGATAAACAAAAGATTACTTTTAATGATGATTATTCAATATTATTTGAAGCTGAAATGACAGGAAAACCTGAGATTATTTCTTGGATATTGAGTATGGGAAGCTCAGTTACAATTATAGAGCCCAAAGAAATAATAAATGAAATAAAAAAAGAAGTAGATGAGATGAAAAAAATGTATTAATTTAGGTATATGACATATATACTTCCACTTACATAGTGTAAAATGTTTATAGAAGCTCAGAGAGAGGAGGTGAATTTAATGAGGTTAAGATGTACTTTTGAATGTGATAAACTGCCTATAGCCTATAGAATGATGTTTGTAAGCTTTATAAAAGAAGCACTTAAAAAAAGTTCAGAAGAATATTTCAATAATTTATACAATTATAAAAATAAGTCTAATAAAAAAACTAAGAATTTTTGTTTTGCAGTTTATCTTAATGATTTTAGGAGAGAAAATGATATTTTAAATATTAATGGTAACGTAGAGTTAAATATTAGTTCTCCAGATGAAGAGTTTATAGTGAATTTATATAATGGAATGTTAAAAATCAAAGAAGTTGAATACAAAAAAATTAAA of the Caldisalinibacter kiritimatiensis genome contains:
- a CDS encoding helix-turn-helix transcriptional regulator, whose amino-acid sequence is MSKLSNCIKMLTLLKSRGKMKIKELAEILEVSERMIRVYKDDLEKAGIYLLSERGQDGGYYLDESSFLFNLKLKDDEISALHTVRGFLEKNNNFLLLEEYDNALDKINAATDFKGQDNKTQYYLTDSSPNIKLDLEKKKYIDINSAIISRNKISIKYFSLTSKLTERIIRPYSLFIYKGFWYCIGYCELRKKVRDFKLSRIKEYKVIDEKFEIPKDFNIKDFIGSNSIFNDKTYKVKLKIKYPTSIIVSESIWGDKQKITFNDDYSILFEAEMTGKPEIISWILSMGSSVTIIEPKEIINEIKKEVDEMKKMY